Proteins from a genomic interval of Sphingobacterium sp. SYP-B4668:
- the glmS gene encoding glutamine--fructose-6-phosphate transaminase (isomerizing) — protein MCGIVGYVGDKNAYSIVIKGLRRLEYRGYDSAGIALHQQSKLTVYKKKGKVADLEDEVVGKDNGGTVGIGHTRWATHGEPSDKNSHPHVSASGKLTLVHNGIIENYAQIKAELIKKGYQFHSDTDSEVLLNFIEDIQINNACPLEEAIRIALRRVVGAYVILVLDEADPQTIIAARKGSPLVIGIGKGEHFLASDASPMLEYTKEVVYINDYELAIVRPDELILKNLGNERITPYVQKLDLELSAIEKGGYDHFMLKEIFEQPQTIQDCLRGRLDLTNGDIHMKGIEEYAAQLVIAPRIIILACGTSWHAGLVAEYIIEELCRTNVEVEYASEFRYRNPIINPGDVIIAISQSGETADTLVAIETAKAKGAIILGVVNVVGSSIARASHAGAYTHAGPEIGVASTKAFTAQLTVLTMMALKLAKLKGTITTERFLHLLHELQAVPQKVSDILENHLNIEALAKKLTEAKGFLYLGRGVNFPIALEGALKLKEITYLHAEGYPAAEMKHGPIALVDEHLPVVFVATKDAYHEKIVSNMQEIKARKGRVISVITEGDTVSPTVSEEIFVIPEADELISPILSVIPLQLLSYYLGIIKKLDVDKPRNLAKSVTVE, from the coding sequence CAAGAAGAAAGGAAAGGTCGCGGATTTGGAAGACGAAGTTGTCGGAAAGGATAATGGCGGTACTGTTGGAATTGGGCATACTCGATGGGCAACACATGGAGAACCATCTGATAAGAATTCACATCCTCACGTATCGGCATCTGGCAAATTGACCCTTGTCCATAATGGTATTATTGAAAATTACGCCCAGATTAAAGCTGAGCTGATAAAGAAGGGATATCAATTCCATAGTGATACGGATTCGGAAGTTTTACTCAATTTTATCGAAGATATTCAGATTAACAATGCTTGTCCACTTGAAGAAGCTATTCGTATAGCCTTGAGGCGTGTGGTAGGTGCATATGTAATACTGGTCTTGGATGAAGCCGATCCGCAAACTATAATAGCAGCTCGAAAAGGAAGTCCACTGGTGATTGGGATTGGAAAGGGCGAACATTTCTTAGCTTCCGATGCTTCTCCTATGTTGGAATATACGAAGGAAGTCGTCTACATTAATGACTATGAGCTTGCAATAGTACGACCAGATGAGCTCATCCTTAAAAATTTGGGAAATGAGCGCATTACACCTTATGTTCAGAAGCTTGACCTTGAGCTTTCTGCGATAGAGAAGGGCGGATATGATCACTTTATGCTCAAGGAAATATTTGAACAACCCCAGACAATCCAAGACTGCCTAAGAGGGCGTCTAGATCTCACGAATGGCGACATCCATATGAAAGGTATAGAGGAGTATGCTGCACAGCTTGTCATCGCTCCTCGTATCATTATATTGGCTTGTGGTACGAGTTGGCATGCTGGATTGGTGGCCGAATATATTATAGAGGAGTTGTGTAGGACCAATGTAGAGGTTGAGTATGCTTCTGAATTTCGTTATCGTAATCCGATTATCAATCCTGGGGATGTTATTATCGCAATTTCTCAAAGTGGAGAGACTGCGGATACCTTAGTGGCGATTGAAACAGCCAAAGCCAAAGGGGCGATAATATTGGGTGTTGTTAACGTAGTTGGATCATCCATTGCCAGAGCTTCACATGCCGGCGCGTATACACATGCGGGACCTGAAATAGGTGTGGCAAGCACCAAGGCTTTTACCGCTCAGCTAACGGTGTTGACCATGATGGCGCTAAAACTTGCAAAATTGAAGGGAACTATTACTACAGAACGTTTCCTACACTTGTTACACGAGCTGCAAGCGGTCCCACAGAAAGTGAGTGATATTTTAGAGAACCATTTGAATATTGAGGCACTTGCTAAAAAACTGACCGAGGCTAAGGGGTTTCTTTATCTTGGACGGGGTGTCAATTTTCCGATAGCGTTGGAAGGAGCATTGAAGCTCAAGGAAATTACCTATTTGCATGCAGAGGGTTATCCTGCGGCCGAGATGAAACACGGTCCTATAGCTTTAGTGGATGAGCACCTGCCAGTTGTATTTGTAGCTACTAAAGATGCTTATCATGAAAAGATTGTCAGCAACATGCAGGAAATCAAGGCACGGAAAGGAAGAGTGATCTCCGTCATAACGGAGGGTGATACAGTTTCTCCGACAGTTTCAGAGGAAATATTCGTGATTCCAGAAGCGGATGAGTTGATTTCTCCGATTCTATCTGTTATTCCATTGCAACTCCTTTCCTACTATCTCGGCATCATCAAAAAATTGGATGTGGACAAACCTCGTAATCTCGCCAAGTCGGTGACGGTTGAATAG
- a CDS encoding DUF4954 family protein encodes MSNLKKGSLAGLGHNFVKQEYLFEGQNEYDIRFEQHHPSTAFRPLTEDEIHILKSHSNVADDWANILVTNRFIPEQIQNCKFYGLNRIGNMEPIYLEYRDFRLPVGIYNSTIISCDFGNLVAVHEVRYLAHFILKDEVILANINEMETSSKAKFGNGILRIGEDPELRIALELCNENGGRQVWPFDGMLLSDAYIWSRHRHDFILQSKLERMTNELHTTKRGAYSVVEDGVVIKNCQVIKDVKIGKSAYIKGVNKLKNVTIHSSAEDPTQIGEGCELVNGIIGEGCRIFYGVKAVRFILAAHSQLKYGARLINSFLGENSTISCCEVLNSLLFPAHEQHHNNSFLCASLIRGQSNMAAGATVGSNHNSRAPDGEIVAGRGFWPGLCVSLKHNSRFASYTLIVKGDFLYELDIKIPFSLVSNDITNDRLIIIPGYWFLYNMYALARNPSKYEKRDKRRVKQQYYEYDILAPDTINELFDALQIIEIAVARAYYPDQPISEQQAKQKGGELLESNVDLSRLEVLLEGFENSKRKVQLLKVRESYELFKRLIRYYTTSTIATAHELFQVTVDLLKSTDIGIRPNWVNIGGQLILAEGYRDLINQLKEDRLNEWSQVHAFYYQRSQSYQQDKLAHAYASLLEIMGAEDEGLTIHQWQTLIDEALKTKEWISDQIYRTRAKDYQNEFRHMVYESIEEMEQVVGKITDNTFIKQQENELLTYRNRMCEVQAQLSTWAAND; translated from the coding sequence ATGAGTAATTTGAAGAAAGGTAGTCTTGCAGGACTAGGCCATAATTTTGTTAAGCAAGAATACTTATTTGAGGGGCAAAATGAGTACGATATACGGTTTGAACAACATCACCCCTCAACGGCCTTTAGGCCACTTACCGAGGATGAGATCCATATCTTGAAATCACATTCGAATGTAGCAGATGATTGGGCCAACATTTTGGTGACCAATCGTTTTATCCCGGAGCAAATCCAAAATTGCAAGTTCTATGGGCTGAATCGAATCGGTAACATGGAGCCCATTTATCTCGAGTACAGAGATTTTAGATTGCCAGTTGGGATATACAATTCTACCATCATCAGTTGTGATTTTGGTAATCTTGTAGCGGTACACGAAGTTCGATATTTAGCCCATTTTATTCTGAAGGATGAGGTTATCTTAGCCAATATCAACGAGATGGAAACCAGTTCCAAAGCGAAGTTTGGTAATGGAATTTTAAGAATAGGAGAGGATCCTGAATTGAGGATTGCATTGGAGCTTTGCAACGAAAATGGCGGTCGGCAAGTATGGCCATTTGATGGCATGCTATTGAGCGATGCCTACATTTGGAGCCGTCATCGTCACGATTTCATTTTACAATCTAAATTGGAGCGTATGACCAATGAGCTACATACTACCAAAAGGGGGGCATATAGCGTTGTCGAAGACGGAGTCGTAATCAAAAACTGCCAAGTCATTAAAGATGTCAAAATAGGTAAGAGCGCTTATATCAAAGGAGTCAACAAGCTTAAGAATGTAACCATCCATTCATCAGCGGAGGATCCGACACAGATTGGAGAAGGGTGCGAATTGGTAAATGGCATCATTGGAGAAGGTTGTCGTATTTTTTATGGGGTGAAGGCTGTTCGTTTCATACTAGCTGCACACTCGCAGTTAAAGTACGGCGCTCGGTTAATCAATTCCTTCTTAGGTGAAAATTCAACGATATCCTGTTGTGAGGTGCTGAATTCACTCTTGTTTCCAGCGCATGAGCAACATCATAATAATTCGTTTTTGTGCGCCTCATTGATTCGGGGACAAAGCAATATGGCTGCTGGGGCCACGGTAGGTTCTAATCACAATTCTAGAGCTCCCGATGGAGAGATTGTTGCGGGAAGAGGTTTTTGGCCGGGTCTATGTGTCAGTTTGAAACATAATTCTAGGTTTGCGTCTTATACATTAATCGTGAAAGGCGACTTTCTTTACGAATTAGATATCAAGATACCCTTTTCCCTAGTCAGTAATGACATCACTAATGATCGTTTGATCATTATTCCAGGCTATTGGTTTCTTTACAATATGTATGCTTTGGCGAGAAATCCAAGTAAGTATGAAAAACGGGACAAAAGAAGGGTCAAACAGCAGTACTATGAGTACGATATATTGGCGCCAGATACAATAAATGAACTATTTGACGCCCTACAGATTATCGAAATTGCTGTTGCAAGAGCATATTATCCAGACCAACCTATTTCGGAACAACAGGCGAAACAAAAGGGCGGAGAGCTGCTCGAGTCGAATGTGGATCTTAGCCGATTGGAGGTTTTGCTGGAGGGATTCGAAAATTCTAAAAGGAAAGTTCAGCTATTGAAGGTCAGGGAGAGCTATGAACTGTTTAAGCGCTTGATTCGATACTATACGACCTCGACAATAGCAACCGCACATGAGTTATTTCAAGTGACAGTGGATTTGTTGAAATCAACGGATATTGGCATACGACCGAATTGGGTCAATATTGGAGGGCAACTGATTTTAGCAGAGGGGTATCGAGACCTCATTAACCAGTTAAAGGAGGATAGGCTGAATGAATGGTCGCAAGTTCATGCTTTTTATTATCAGAGAAGCCAGTCTTATCAGCAAGATAAGTTAGCTCATGCATATGCCTCATTATTGGAAATTATGGGGGCGGAAGACGAGGGGTTGACTATCCACCAATGGCAAACACTTATTGACGAGGCTTTAAAGACGAAGGAATGGATTAGCGACCAGATCTATAGGACCAGAGCCAAGGACTACCAAAATGAATTCAGACATATGGTTTATGAATCTATAGAGGAAATGGAACAAGTTGTTGGGAAGATAACGGATAACACATTTATCAAACAGCAAGAAAATGAACTTCTAACATACCGCAATCGCATGTGCGAGGTACAGGCCCAGCTTAGTACATGGGCAGCTAATGATTAA
- a CDS encoding YqaE/Pmp3 family membrane protein, with protein MILIAVLFPWLSFFLRGKILSGILCLILQITLIGWLPAAIWAVASRVDGKNEARIRSMKRSMNRHHH; from the coding sequence ATGATATTAATTGCTGTTCTTTTCCCTTGGTTGTCTTTCTTTCTTAGAGGTAAGATATTGTCCGGAATACTGTGTCTAATTTTACAAATCACCTTGATTGGCTGGCTCCCAGCTGCTATATGGGCAGTAGCATCTAGAGTAGATGGAAAGAATGAAGCGCGTATACGATCAATGAAGCGCAGTATGAATCGACACCATCATTAA
- a CDS encoding sulfite exporter TauE/SafE family protein, giving the protein MIQEAFQLFDSPYQWMLYFFCAVLIGMSKTGIQNIGTLAVPIFAFLFGAKHSTGIVLILLCMADLIAIIYYRKQFLWSEVLKLLPAAFVGLIGALILGNYIDDSLFKILMGACILLGVVFMIWMDRSKSDSSITTKKWYAPLFGFIAGFSTMIGNAAGPALAVYLFTKKLPKYTFVATGAWFIMILNFSKIPLQLFVWQNLSWAGLMLNIFAIPFILLGGYTGIKIIKILPEKEFRILVITLITISSILLIIL; this is encoded by the coding sequence GTGATTCAAGAGGCCTTTCAACTTTTCGATTCACCATACCAATGGATGCTGTACTTCTTTTGCGCAGTGTTGATTGGGATGTCCAAGACAGGTATCCAAAATATCGGGACACTAGCAGTTCCGATATTTGCATTCCTATTCGGGGCCAAGCATTCTACAGGTATAGTACTGATCCTACTTTGTATGGCTGATCTGATTGCTATTATTTACTACCGTAAGCAGTTCCTGTGGTCGGAAGTACTCAAGCTACTTCCAGCTGCATTTGTAGGTCTAATAGGAGCACTCATATTAGGTAATTATATTGATGACAGTCTCTTCAAAATATTAATGGGTGCTTGTATACTCTTAGGTGTTGTATTCATGATTTGGATGGATCGCAGCAAAAGCGACTCTTCCATTACAACAAAAAAATGGTATGCTCCTCTATTCGGTTTTATAGCTGGATTCTCTACCATGATTGGCAATGCAGCTGGCCCTGCACTTGCAGTCTACCTATTCACCAAAAAACTACCGAAATACACCTTTGTCGCTACTGGGGCTTGGTTTATCATGATATTGAACTTCAGCAAGATCCCTCTACAGCTATTTGTTTGGCAAAACCTATCTTGGGCCGGCCTCATGTTAAATATTTTTGCAATTCCATTTATTCTTTTGGGAGGATATACTGGTATTAAAATCATAAAGATACTCCCAGAGAAAGAGTTCCGAATACTGGTCATTACATTGATTACTATCTCCTCTATCTTACTGATTATCTTATAG
- a CDS encoding HAD family hydrolase — MNQYAVIFDMDGVICHTNPYHAKAFEAFFKKYEIESSEQEFEEHMYGKHNSYIMSHFFKRPIMGEELLALEFEKEDMFRQVYASVIDPIPNYIEFLDALKNAGLKTAVATSAPKENMDLILDGLNIRSKMESLRSSENVTKHKPDPEVYLETAKQLGVLPSECLVFEDSYSGISAAINANMKVVGVLSSHTKEQLPPCQYYINDYRDIDVAQVKQLIAGK; from the coding sequence ATGAATCAATATGCTGTAATCTTTGATATGGATGGGGTAATCTGTCACACGAATCCCTATCATGCGAAAGCGTTCGAAGCTTTTTTTAAAAAATATGAAATTGAAAGTAGCGAACAAGAATTTGAAGAACATATGTATGGCAAACACAACAGTTACATCATGAGTCATTTCTTCAAACGTCCCATAATGGGTGAAGAACTCTTGGCACTGGAGTTTGAAAAAGAAGATATGTTTAGACAGGTATACGCCTCTGTAATTGATCCAATCCCAAACTATATAGAATTTTTGGATGCGTTGAAAAATGCTGGTTTGAAGACCGCCGTAGCAACCTCGGCTCCAAAAGAAAATATGGATTTGATATTGGATGGGCTGAACATCCGCTCAAAAATGGAGTCCCTACGTTCGAGTGAAAACGTTACCAAACACAAACCCGACCCCGAGGTATACTTAGAGACGGCCAAACAACTTGGAGTTTTGCCCTCAGAGTGCCTAGTCTTCGAAGATTCCTACTCAGGTATATCGGCAGCTATCAATGCGAATATGAAAGTAGTGGGCGTATTGAGTTCGCATACAAAAGAGCAACTTCCACCCTGCCAATACTACATCAATGACTACAGGGATATAGATGTCGCCCAGGTCAAGCAACTAATTGCAGGCAAGTGA
- a CDS encoding Nramp family divalent metal transporter, with protein MQDHHHDKSLSDIHESVDVVKSKSKFKRILSFFGPAYLISVGYMDPGNWATDLAGGSQFGYALIWVLLMSNLMALLLQSLCARLGIVRGKDLAQCNRETYPKRMNFVLYVLAEIAIAACDLAEVLGMAIGLNLLFGIDLIWGVLISFVDTFLLLYLQKLGMRKMEMFIIGLISMIGMCFMVEMFFAKPDLGEVALGFIPSLPNSAALYISIGIIGATVMPHNLYLHSALVQTRKIPREPTFIKKALKYNFFDSAIALNLAFFVNAAILILAASVFHKNGMHEVADLKDAYYLLGSTLGTHWASKLFAIALILAGQSSTVTGTLAGQIVMEGYLRLRISPILRRLITRLLAIVPAVLVILIAGEEQVGALLIFSQVLLSMQLAFAVVPLIHFVSDKKKMGQFVIKPYVQLLAWLIAAIIAVLNFQLVYVEVKGWIIKLDNLWWSMGLIAGSLGLALLLLMTVFYPIWHRRQPTLVDVHAPFEALVFDKVTPFKTIVVALDFSISDTKAVEHAFHFCTKDTVIVLVHVVESASVKYTGGETGDYEARKDMERLMKYVNLFRQQDIEVKYELRYNNRVKAIVGVCKQYDGNLLIVGSHGHSGVKDFIFGETVNKLRHEVKIPVFIAQ; from the coding sequence ATGCAAGATCACCATCACGATAAATCTCTGTCCGATATCCACGAAAGTGTGGATGTTGTCAAAAGCAAATCAAAATTTAAACGTATTCTCAGTTTTTTTGGCCCTGCATACCTCATTAGTGTAGGGTATATGGATCCAGGGAATTGGGCTACAGATTTGGCAGGTGGCAGCCAATTTGGATATGCATTGATATGGGTATTGTTGATGAGTAATCTAATGGCGCTTCTCTTACAGAGTTTATGTGCCAGATTGGGAATCGTGCGAGGTAAGGATCTTGCTCAATGTAATCGCGAGACCTACCCTAAACGGATGAATTTTGTACTCTATGTTCTGGCTGAGATTGCAATCGCTGCATGTGACTTGGCGGAGGTCTTGGGTATGGCAATCGGTCTCAATCTGCTGTTTGGAATAGATTTGATATGGGGGGTATTGATTAGCTTTGTAGATACGTTCCTTCTACTCTATCTTCAAAAGTTGGGAATGAGGAAAATGGAAATGTTTATCATAGGACTCATTTCGATGATTGGGATGTGCTTTATGGTAGAAATGTTTTTTGCGAAGCCTGACTTAGGAGAAGTAGCTCTCGGATTTATTCCCAGTCTTCCCAATAGCGCAGCTCTGTATATCAGTATAGGCATTATTGGAGCTACCGTGATGCCTCATAATCTGTATTTACATTCAGCTCTTGTGCAGACCCGTAAAATACCGCGAGAACCAACATTTATTAAGAAAGCGCTAAAGTACAATTTCTTCGATAGCGCTATCGCACTTAACTTGGCATTCTTCGTGAATGCGGCAATTTTGATATTGGCAGCCTCGGTTTTTCACAAAAATGGTATGCATGAAGTGGCCGATCTTAAAGATGCTTACTATCTATTGGGCAGTACCTTGGGAACACATTGGGCCTCTAAATTATTTGCCATTGCATTGATTCTTGCAGGACAAAGCTCCACTGTCACGGGGACTCTTGCAGGGCAGATTGTTATGGAAGGATATCTGAGATTAAGAATTAGTCCTATACTTAGGAGGCTAATTACACGACTATTAGCAATTGTCCCCGCTGTATTAGTGATTTTAATAGCAGGGGAGGAACAAGTTGGAGCTTTGTTAATTTTTAGTCAAGTGTTATTGAGTATGCAGCTTGCATTTGCTGTTGTACCTCTGATTCATTTTGTCAGTGATAAGAAAAAAATGGGTCAATTTGTGATTAAGCCCTATGTACAGCTATTGGCTTGGTTGATTGCGGCTATAATCGCGGTATTAAATTTTCAATTGGTATATGTAGAGGTCAAGGGGTGGATAATAAAACTGGACAATCTGTGGTGGAGTATGGGATTGATAGCAGGAAGCCTTGGACTTGCCCTTCTGTTGTTGATGACGGTTTTTTATCCGATATGGCATCGCCGCCAACCTACTTTGGTAGATGTACATGCTCCCTTTGAGGCATTGGTATTTGACAAGGTCACACCTTTCAAAACAATAGTAGTCGCATTGGATTTTTCAATTTCTGATACAAAAGCGGTGGAGCACGCATTCCACTTTTGCACTAAAGATACTGTGATTGTACTCGTACACGTAGTAGAGAGCGCTTCAGTCAAATATACTGGTGGGGAGACTGGTGACTATGAGGCGCGTAAAGATATGGAAAGGCTGATGAAATATGTGAATCTGTTTAGACAACAGGATATTGAGGTTAAATATGAGTTGCGCTACAATAACCGGGTTAAAGCAATAGTGGGCGTTTGTAAACAGTATGACGGCAACTTACTTATTGTCGGCAGCCATGGACATTCGGGAGTAAAAGATTTTATATTTGGGGAGACTGTAAATAAGTTGCGGCATGAGGTCAAGATTCCAGTCTTTATTGCACAATAG